A section of the Mastomys coucha isolate ucsf_1 unplaced genomic scaffold, UCSF_Mcou_1 pScaffold15, whole genome shotgun sequence genome encodes:
- the Tti1 gene encoding TELO2-interacting protein 1 homolog produces MAVFDTPEEAFGVLRPVCVQLTKTQTVENVEHLQTQLQAISDTALQELQQYILFPLRFALKTPGPKRERLVQSVVECLTFVLSSTCVREQELLQELFSELSACLYSPSSQKPAALSEELKLAVVQGLSTLMHSAYRDIILTFYEPSILPRLGFAVSLLLGLAEQEKSKQIKIAALQCLQVLLLQCDCQDHPRPLDELEQQQLGDLLASFLPGISTALTRVITGDFKQGHSIVVSSLKVFYKTVGFIMADEQLTRIPKVRAKPAVEHRVAALMIHREADWVKSTGDKLVILIKKIIDCVSVHPHWKVRLELVEFVEVLLLKCTQSLVESTGPLLKVLVGLVNDESPEVQAQCNTVLRHLADKKVVVGSRALADILSESLHSLATSLPRLMNTQDDQGKFSTLSLLLGYLKLLGPRVHVILNSVAHVQRLSRALIQVLELEVADVKMVEERRWNSDNLSASAEASAARPWSRVQRRYFRCFTDERVFLLLRKICQLLGYYGDLYLLVDHFMELYHTSVVYRKQAAMILNELVVGAAGLDVEDIHNKCTSTGPEELREIVKSILEEYTSQENWYLITCIEAEEGEEVMLKQQGLQAVTSGIHTCQVVSFPALSKLSPTICSMNSNIWQICIQLEGIGQFAYALGKDFRLLLMSALYPVLEKAGDQTLLISQVATSTMVDICHACGYDSVQHLINQNSDYLVNGISLNLRHLALHPHTPKVLEVMLRNSDASLLPLVADVVQDVLATLDQFYDKRAASFVSVLHALLAALARWFPDSDSAGQLQQRSLEKEGRHPPGASEASASEASATAEDIEQFVLSYLQEKDVAEGNISDLEAEEEEQSAPPKGDENDTLPDVEPPLPMHIQIAKDVMERCIHLLSDKNLKIRLKVLDVLGLCVEVLQTHKNQLLPLAHRAWPSLVHRLTSDDPLAVLRAFQVLQILGSRCGDFLRSRFCKDVLPKLASSLITQAPISARAGPVYSHTLAFKLQLAVLQGLGPLCESLDLGEGDLNKVADACLIYLSTKQPVKLQEAARSVFLHLMKADPDSTWLLLHELYCPVQQFTAPHPSLHPVQLQGAAKPQNPYATNVCHLLLQLQ; encoded by the exons ATGGCGGTGTTTGACACTCCTGAGGAGGCTTTTGGCGTCTTACGTCCAGTCTGTGTTCAGCTCACAAAGACCCAGACAGTGGAGAATGTGGAGCATCTGCAGACACAGTTACAAGCCATAAGTGACACTGCCCTGCAGGAACTACAGCAGTACATTCTCTTCCCCTTGCGATTTGCCCTGAAGACCCCAGGGCCCAAAAGAGAGCGTCTGGTACAGAGCGTGGTGGAATGCCTCACCTTTGTCCTCTCTTCAACATGTGTGAGGGAGCAGGAGCTTCTCCAGGAACTCTTCTCGGAACTTTCAGCCTGCCTGTACTCCCCCAGCTCGCAGAAACCCGCAGCTTTGTCTGAGGAGTTGAAACTGGCTGTGGTCCAGGGCCTTAGCACCTTGATGCACTCAGCTTACAGGGACATCATTCTGACTTTTTATGAACCTTCCATTCTGCCTCGTTTAGGATTTGCTGTGTCTTTACTGTTGGGCTTGGCAGAGCAGGAAAAGTCAAAACAGATTAAAATTGCTGCCTTACAGTGTCTGCAGGTTCTCCTCCTTCAATGTGATTGTCAGGACCATCCAAGGCCCTTGGATGaactggagcagcagcagctgggagaTTTGTTGGCATCTTTCTTACCTGGAATCTCAACTGCACTGACCAGAGTCATCACAGGAGACTTTAAACAAGGTCACAGCATTGTCGTGTCTTCTCTAAAGGTCTTTTACAAGACAGTGGGCTTCATCATGGCTGATGAACAGCTCACAAGGATCCCAAAGGTACGAGCAAAGCCTGCAGTTGAACACAGAGTAGCAGCCCTGATGATTCACAGAGAAGCAGACTGGGTAAAAAGTACTGGTGACAAGTTGGTGATCCTTATTAAAAAGATAATTGACTGTGTCTCTGTTCACCCACACTGGAAGGTGAGGCTGGAACTGGTAGAGTTTGTGGAGGTCCTGCTTTTGAAGTGCACTCAGTCCCTGGTTGAATCCACGGGTCCCCTCTTGAAGGTGTTAGTTGGCCTAGTGAATGATGAAAGTCCTGAAGTCCAGGCCCAGTGCAATACAGTGCTAAGGCATCTTGCAGATAAGAAAGTAGTAGTGGGCAGCAGAGCCTTGGCTGACATCTTGTCAGAAAGCCTGCATTCACTGGCCACGTCTCTTCCCCGCCTGATGAACACACAGGATGATCAGGGCAAATTCTCTACCCTTTCCCTGTTACTCGGGTATCTGAAACTGTTGGGCCCCAGAGTACATGTGATTCTCAATTCTGTGGCCCATGTGCAGCGCCTTTCCAGGGCCCTCATCCAAGTACTGGAGCTAGAGGTGGCTGATGTCAAGATGGTGGAAGAGCGGCGCTGGAACTCTGACAACCTGAGTGCTTCTGCAGAGGCCTCTGCTGCACGGCCATGGAGCAGAGTCCAGAGGCGATACTTCCGATGCTTCACTGACGAGAGGGTCTTCCTGCTCCTTCGGAAGATCTGTCAGCTCCTGGGTTATTATGGGGACCTGTATTTGCTTGTGGATCACTTTATGGAACTATACCATACATCTGTAGTTTATCGGAAGCAAGCTGCCATGATCCTTAATGAACTGGTTGTGGGGGCTGCTGGACTGGATGTAGAAGATATTCATAACAAATGTACAAGCACAGGCCCCGAGGAATTGAGAGAGATTGTGAAATCTATACTAGAGGAATACACAAGCCAAGAAAACTGGTACTTGATTACCTGTATTGAagctgaggagggggaggaggtgaTGTTGAAGCAGCAAGGCCTCCAGGCTGTCACATCTGGCATCCACACCTGCCAAGTTGTATCTTTTCCAGCCCTGTCAAAGCTGAGTCCCACTATCTGCTCCATGAACAGTAACATCTGGCAGATATGCATTCAGTTGGAAGGGATTGGCCAGTTTGCTTATGCATTAGGAAAGGACTTTCGTCTGCTTTTGATGTCAGCTCTCTATCCAGTACTGGAGAAGGCGGGAGACCAAACCTTGCTCATTAGTCAAGTGGCTACTAGCACCATGGTAGATATTTGCCACGCTTGCGGCTACGACTCCGTACAGCACCTGATCAATCAAAATTCAGACTATTTGGTGAATGGAATCTCCTTAAATCTGCGTCACCTTGCTCTGCACCCTCATACCCCAAAAGTCCTAGAAGTCATGCTTCGGAACTCAGATGCTAGCCTACTTCCTTTGGTAGCAGATGTGGTTCAAGATGTCTTGGCCACCCTGGACCAATTTTATGATAAGAGAGCTGCTTCCTTTGTCAGCGTTCTGCATGCTCTGCTGGCAGCATTAG caCGCTGGTTCCCAGACTCGGATTCTGCTGGGCAACTCCAACAGCGCAGTTTAGAAAAGGAGGGGAGGCATCCGCCAGGAGCTAGCGAGGCTAGCGCCAGCGAGGCTAGCGCCACAGCCGAGGACATCGAGCAGTTTGTGCTGAGCTACCTCCAAGAGAAGGATGTGGCAGAGGGGAATATTTCTGACCTTGAAGCTGAAGAAG aggagcagtcagccCCTCCCAAAGGGGATGAGAATGACACCCTTCCAGATGTGGAGCCACCACTGCCAATGCACATCCAGATAGCCAAGGACGTGATGGAACGCTGCATCCACTTGTTATCAGATAAAAATCTGAAAATCCGCCTGAAG GTCTTGGATGTGCTGGGTTTGTGTGTGGAGGTTCTACAGACCCACAAGAACCAGCTCCTTCCCCTGGCTCATCGGGCCTGGCCTTCACTCGTGCACCGACTCACAAGTGATGACCCCCTGGCAGTGCTCAGAGCCTTCCAG GTTTTACAGATACTTGGAAGCAGATGTGGAGATTTTCTCCGGAGCCGGTTCTGCAAAGATGTCCTACCAAAATTGGCCAGCTCCTTAATCACCCAGGCCCCCATCAGTGCCAGGGCTGGACCAGTTTATTCTCACACACTGGCTTTCAAGCTACAGCTGGCTGTCTTGCAGGGCCTGGGCCCTCTCTGTGAAAGTCTGGACTTGG